A window of the Proteus terrae subsp. cibarius genome harbors these coding sequences:
- the trbJ gene encoding P-type conjugative transfer protein TrbJ — translation MLKRKILAAKIPVLAISLALNLSNPVYAGIPVADGTNLVQNIMSAMEAVTQTAKQIQQYQTQLQQYENMLQNSMAPASYVWDQAQRTINDLNQATNTLAYYQTQLGSLDAYLGKFQDVAYYRSSPCFSSVGCSDAERAAMTENRRLASESQKKANDALFRSLEQQQDNLEADARQLNRLQSGAQSADGQLAAIGYANQLASNQANQLLQIRSLLIAQQNAVGTRMQADADREAQYQASRERLFDMGEPTDRSENRGF, via the coding sequence ATGCTAAAACGAAAAATTTTAGCGGCTAAAATTCCCGTGCTTGCCATCTCCTTGGCGTTAAACCTTTCTAATCCTGTATATGCGGGGATTCCGGTTGCTGATGGTACGAATCTAGTTCAGAACATCATGTCGGCAATGGAAGCTGTTACACAGACTGCTAAGCAAATTCAGCAGTATCAAACCCAGTTGCAGCAGTATGAAAACATGCTGCAAAACTCGATGGCCCCGGCTTCTTATGTTTGGGACCAAGCGCAACGCACCATCAACGATTTGAATCAGGCTACCAACACACTCGCCTATTACCAAACCCAGCTTGGTAGTCTCGATGCGTACCTGGGCAAGTTCCAGGATGTGGCCTATTACCGCAGTTCGCCCTGCTTCTCGTCAGTGGGGTGCAGTGATGCTGAACGAGCCGCAATGACCGAGAACCGACGCCTTGCGTCAGAATCGCAGAAAAAGGCCAACGACGCACTGTTTAGGAGTCTGGAACAGCAGCAAGATAACTTGGAAGCCGATGCCCGCCAGCTCAATCGCCTGCAATCTGGTGCTCAGAGTGCGGACGGCCAACTGGCTGCGATTGGTTATGCTAACCAGCTCGCTAGCAACCAGGCCAACCAGCTACTGCAAATCCGCAGCTTGCTGATCGCTCAGCAGAATGCCGTTGGCACACGAATGCAGGCGGATGCTGACCGAGAAGCGCAATATCAAGCGTCCCGTGAAAGGTTGTTCGATATGGGTGAACCAACCGACCGTTCAGAAAACAGGGGGTTTTAA
- the traI gene encoding TraI/MobA(P) family conjugative relaxase, with the protein MIVKHVPMRSQGKSDFAGLVNYITDHQSKEHRLGNVRLNNCEAKTVRDAISEVLATQFANTRAKSDKTYHLIVSFPNGEQLEAHTLAAIEERICQGLGYGEHQRVSAVHNDTDNQHIHIAINKIHPTRNTIHEPYYPHKKLAEMCEAIEQDFGLQPDNHIPRKRGAESRAMDMERHSGIESLVGWVKRECMDEIKSANSWQVLHQVMQDNGLQLRTRGNGLVIVADGEAIIKASTLGREFSKPKLEARLGPFEATASDSIKPSRQYTHRPVRLKVNTTELYARYQAEQKHAAERKTQALEQARRDKDRQVDNAKRKGRGRRAAIKLTGSNKLTKKLLYKQASNALKSELERIHKRYQEQRQTIYQSNKRQTWADWLKSQALQGDSEALKALRSREAAQKLKGNTLNGDAVQAEPKAMVDTITKKGTIIYRAGNSAVRDDGERLQVSTASNQTSVLAALKVAMERYGNRITVNGSPEFKARVIKAAVDGNLSIKFADQGLERRRQALIAQNKRAKRSDKPGVLPIGKVPPSRRGWLQNLSQLEVLAIQSGPLPEKAAVMPALEQRKAKLQAEQAAKKAKRQHKSRSR; encoded by the coding sequence ATGATAGTCAAGCATGTACCGATGCGTTCTCAGGGGAAATCTGACTTTGCGGGCTTGGTGAATTACATCACCGATCACCAGAGCAAAGAGCATCGACTTGGTAACGTTCGTTTAAATAACTGTGAAGCGAAAACCGTGCGCGATGCGATCAGCGAAGTGTTAGCAACTCAATTCGCGAACACCCGAGCGAAGAGTGATAAAACCTACCACCTCATAGTGAGCTTCCCTAATGGTGAACAGTTAGAAGCGCATACTTTGGCCGCGATAGAAGAGCGCATTTGCCAAGGCTTGGGTTATGGAGAACATCAGCGTGTCAGTGCTGTGCACAACGATACGGACAACCAACATATCCATATCGCGATCAATAAAATCCATCCCACGCGCAACACAATCCATGAGCCGTACTACCCGCATAAGAAGCTAGCGGAAATGTGCGAGGCCATCGAGCAGGATTTTGGTTTGCAGCCGGATAATCATATACCGCGCAAGCGCGGGGCCGAATCACGTGCGATGGATATGGAGCGGCATTCGGGTATTGAAAGCTTAGTGGGTTGGGTGAAGCGCGAATGCATGGACGAGATTAAATCAGCCAATAGCTGGCAGGTGCTGCACCAGGTCATGCAGGACAATGGTTTGCAGTTAAGAACCAGAGGAAATGGTCTAGTGATCGTTGCCGATGGTGAAGCGATTATCAAAGCGAGCACCTTGGGACGTGAGTTTTCTAAACCCAAACTCGAAGCGCGCCTTGGTCCCTTTGAAGCGACTGCATCGGATTCTATTAAGCCGAGCCGCCAATATACACACCGACCTGTTCGCTTAAAGGTGAATACCACCGAGCTATATGCCCGTTATCAAGCAGAGCAGAAACATGCCGCAGAGCGTAAAACGCAAGCCCTTGAACAGGCTCGTCGTGATAAAGATCGACAGGTTGATAACGCCAAGAGGAAAGGGCGTGGCCGTCGCGCAGCGATTAAGTTAACCGGTAGCAATAAGCTTACTAAGAAGCTTTTGTACAAACAGGCCAGCAATGCATTGAAAAGCGAGCTTGAGCGCATTCACAAGCGTTACCAAGAGCAACGGCAAACGATATATCAAAGCAATAAACGCCAAACCTGGGCGGATTGGTTAAAGAGCCAGGCATTGCAGGGAGATAGCGAAGCCCTCAAAGCGCTACGTAGCCGAGAGGCTGCACAAAAGCTTAAAGGCAACACACTAAACGGGGATGCAGTTCAGGCCGAGCCCAAAGCAATGGTCGATACGATTACGAAAAAAGGCACCATTATTTATCGAGCAGGTAACAGCGCCGTGCGTGATGATGGTGAGCGTCTACAAGTGTCGACGGCTTCCAACCAAACCAGTGTCTTAGCTGCGCTAAAGGTAGCAATGGAGCGTTACGGTAATCGTATTACCGTGAATGGTTCGCCTGAGTTCAAGGCGCGAGTAATCAAGGCGGCAGTAGATGGCAATCTGTCTATCAAATTTGCCGATCAAGGACTAGAACGCCGTCGTCAGGCATTAATAGCGCAGAATAAAAGGGCCAAGCGGTCTGATAAGCCTGGCGTGTTACCGATTGGCAAAGTGCCACCTTCACGCCGTGGCTGGTTGCAAAACCTATCTCAGTTAGAGGTCTTAGCGATACAGTCAGGCCCTTTACCTGAAAAAGCGGCGGTCATGCCAGCACTAGAGCAGCGTAAAGCTAAGCTCCAAGCTGAGCAGGCAGCTAAAAAGGCAAAACGACAACATAAGAGCCGATCACGTTGA
- the traJ gene encoding conjugal transfer transcriptional regulator TraJ, producing the protein MGNSTNKITRKNSPPIKVYCLPEERELIESLSVQAGLSTSTYLREVGQGYRIQGITDVEQVRELVRVNGDLGRLGGLLKLWLSNDAKVANVGVNTILAVLNRIKATQDQMSSLMESILRPRADQ; encoded by the coding sequence ATGGGGAACAGCACGAACAAGATCACTCGAAAGAATAGCCCACCGATTAAGGTTTACTGTCTGCCAGAGGAGCGTGAGTTGATCGAGTCGCTGTCTGTGCAAGCAGGTCTTAGTACTTCTACTTATCTACGTGAAGTCGGCCAAGGTTATCGCATTCAAGGTATTACCGATGTAGAACAGGTACGCGAACTGGTAAGAGTGAATGGTGACTTAGGGCGTTTGGGTGGTTTGCTTAAGTTATGGCTTAGTAATGATGCCAAGGTAGCGAATGTGGGAGTCAATACAATCTTAGCGGTGCTTAATCGTATTAAAGCGACGCAAGATCAAATGAGCTCGCTTATGGAATCCATTCTTCGGCCGAGGGCCGATCAATGA